In the Sulfurovum zhangzhouensis genome, one interval contains:
- the murC gene encoding UDP-N-acetylmuramate--L-alanine ligase, with protein MTTQKKIHFIGIGGIGLSALAKFLANDGHKISGSDIKQSEITNDLATNFHAKITIPHHEDAVEGVDIVIYSAAVRPTNVEYQKAKALGITLLSRKEALKFILGEKEVYAVGGAHGKSTTSAMLSSLIPESNALIGAISKEFGSNVRYYDNEKVVFEADESDESFLNSNPYLAIVTNVEPEHMEYYKYDEELFYNAYTNFLSLAKIRVINAEDEFLSSLEMESIKLYPSKDIKNIEFTLVDGKPHTKFELRDLGTFKVFGLGEHIALDAALAILAALELGQSIEDIRKSCFNYKGIKKRFDIIQDKEECVVIDDYGHHPTEIKATMKALKIYQNLRGFGQLNVIWQPHKYSRTMDNLAGFVECFEGVDELVILPIWAAGEIEVDIDLKGAFSRYKLWMADAVTKEDGIVKILKDGHVVREYNQGLITAFGAGDITYQIRGEA; from the coding sequence ATGACTACACAGAAGAAAATCCACTTTATAGGAATCGGGGGTATCGGACTCTCTGCTCTGGCAAAATTTCTTGCAAATGACGGGCACAAGATCTCCGGTTCTGATATCAAGCAGAGTGAGATCACCAATGATCTGGCAACAAACTTTCATGCCAAGATCACGATACCTCACCATGAAGATGCTGTTGAGGGTGTTGATATCGTTATCTACTCTGCAGCAGTACGCCCGACGAATGTTGAATATCAAAAAGCTAAAGCATTGGGTATCACACTTCTCTCACGAAAAGAAGCATTGAAGTTTATTCTGGGAGAAAAAGAGGTCTATGCAGTGGGAGGTGCCCATGGTAAAAGCACGACTTCAGCGATGCTCTCTTCTCTTATTCCAGAATCTAATGCATTGATAGGTGCAATAAGCAAAGAGTTCGGTTCCAACGTACGTTACTATGACAATGAAAAAGTAGTTTTTGAGGCCGATGAGAGTGATGAGAGTTTTTTGAACTCTAATCCTTATTTGGCGATTGTTACCAATGTAGAGCCTGAACATATGGAGTACTACAAGTATGATGAAGAGCTCTTTTACAACGCCTATACAAACTTTTTATCCCTTGCAAAGATACGGGTAATTAACGCCGAAGATGAATTCTTGTCTTCATTGGAAATGGAAAGTATCAAGCTTTATCCAAGTAAAGATATCAAAAATATTGAATTTACATTGGTAGATGGCAAACCGCATACAAAGTTTGAGTTGCGTGACTTGGGAACATTTAAGGTTTTTGGGTTGGGAGAACATATCGCTTTGGATGCAGCATTGGCGATATTGGCAGCTCTAGAACTTGGTCAGTCGATTGAGGATATTAGGAAGAGTTGTTTCAACTACAAAGGTATCAAGAAGCGATTTGACATTATCCAGGATAAAGAAGAGTGTGTTGTGATCGATGATTACGGTCATCATCCGACTGAAATAAAAGCCACTATGAAGGCTTTAAAGATCTATCAAAATCTTAGAGGTTTTGGACAGTTAAATGTCATCTGGCAACCTCATAAATATAGTCGTACGATGGACAATTTGGCTGGTTTTGTTGAGTGTTTTGAAGGGGTGGATGAGTTGGTTATCCTCCCTATTTGGGCAGCAGGCGAGATTGAAGTAGACATTGATCTCAAAGGAGCATTCAGCCGTTATAAGCTATGGATGGCGGATGCTGTCACTAAAGAGGACGGTATCGTCAAAATTTTAAAAGATGGGCATGTGGTACGAGAATACAACCAGGGGCTCATCACTGCATTCGGTGCAGGGGATATTACCTATCAGATCAGGGGTGAAGCGTAA
- a CDS encoding succinyldiaminopimelate transaminase gives MNFETYPFEKLNNLLENITPNQEFSPLSLTIGEPQFDTPKFIQDALSEYSDLLNKYPKTAGESVLRDGMLKYLKNRFNLELSDEQIIPTFGTREVLFNFPQFLLHDIENPVMVYPNPFYQIYEGAAIASRAEVIYLNLNEANNFQPLIDEEQLAKADFVILNSPNNPTSSVMSMAQMKEWVALALKHDFVLLNDECYVDLYLNDPIPSLLNASIEAGNESFKNVLVINSISKRSSAPGLRSGFIAGDASILKEYMVYRTYIGCASPLPLQYAAAVAWADQDHVDLFREKYIKNFEVAKEVLGIDAPEATFYIWLKVGDELDFTKKLYEKYNLKVLPGSFLGREGEGQGYVRLALVYEAEKTKEALERIAALLNK, from the coding sequence ATGAACTTCGAAACTTACCCGTTTGAAAAATTAAATAATTTACTTGAAAACATTACACCAAATCAGGAGTTTTCACCGCTTAGCTTGACGATCGGTGAACCCCAGTTTGATACACCGAAATTTATTCAAGATGCACTCAGTGAGTATAGTGACTTACTCAATAAATACCCTAAAACGGCTGGGGAAAGTGTACTTAGAGACGGGATGCTTAAGTATCTAAAGAACCGCTTTAACTTGGAGCTTAGTGACGAGCAGATTATCCCGACATTTGGGACCAGAGAAGTACTTTTTAATTTCCCTCAGTTCTTGTTGCATGATATTGAAAATCCGGTGATGGTATACCCTAATCCTTTTTATCAGATCTATGAAGGGGCGGCCATAGCAAGCAGGGCCGAGGTGATCTATCTGAATCTCAATGAAGCAAATAATTTCCAACCGTTGATTGATGAAGAGCAGTTGGCCAAAGCAGATTTTGTCATCCTTAATTCACCGAACAACCCGACTTCATCCGTGATGAGTATGGCACAGATGAAAGAGTGGGTAGCACTGGCACTTAAACATGACTTTGTTCTGCTTAATGATGAGTGTTATGTAGACCTATACCTTAATGATCCGATCCCTTCATTGCTTAATGCAAGTATCGAAGCAGGCAATGAAAGTTTCAAAAACGTATTGGTGATCAACTCCATCTCCAAGCGTTCTTCTGCTCCTGGTCTTCGTTCCGGATTTATCGCCGGTGATGCTTCGATCTTGAAGGAGTATATGGTTTACCGTACCTACATCGGATGTGCTTCACCTCTGCCGTTACAGTATGCAGCAGCTGTTGCATGGGCAGATCAGGATCATGTTGATCTTTTTAGGGAAAAATATATCAAGAACTTCGAAGTAGCAAAGGAGGTACTAGGTATCGATGCCCCAGAAGCGACCTTTTATATCTGGCTAAAAGTGGGTGATGAACTGGACTTTACCAAAAAGCTTTATGAGAAGTACAACCTTAAAGTGTTACCGGGATCTTTCCTTGGAAGAGAAGGTGAAGGTCAGGGGTACGTAAGGCTTGCCCTGGTTTATGAAGCTGAAAAAACGAAAGAAGCGTTAGAGAGAATTGCAGCTCTTCTTAACAAATAG
- the dacB gene encoding D-alanyl-D-alanine carboxypeptidase/D-alanyl-D-alanine endopeptidase, whose amino-acid sequence MRSILIWLMVSVWLFALPSDIEYFLNQAKLPKKDVSIYIKELGSNRVVASLNADTIRQPASVIKVLTAYGSLLKLGFDYRWPTEFYMGGNLRSGYLEGDLIIKGYGDPSLGSENLPDIVAQIKQRGIHQINGDIVIDRTYFDVGDKDSAFFDNYPYSAYNAMPDAMMFNERISTVGISPRDGSAYKEIEDPSYTVVNKVKFVNRSCRGKYAWAGSKVDMQSSVPQLILTGELSKHCKERKVCMIVTKPYKAFYYALKEALGKEGITIKGRLRLSRVPSSARLLFTHYSEPLESIVSKTLKESNNVYARHLLLLTGAKVYGAPATVEKGRKAVINLLKSQGALRQNEFFLDNGSGLSRRSKMTAKIFSGVYESAYRVFGDQWMETLSIAGVDGTIKTRYRYKPAQKRAWMKTGTLKYVKNIGGYVKNKAGMYYSVVILVNTKKGTFKAVQLQDSIINWLAQSTKNPSEQSSKVDAPKSKKVFSSVETKPSSPLSQKSKPSSGSYYIQVASVTKKPDSHYLSKIEKEGFSYKVVHEKNYKVLIGGYPSKESAQKALLKIRQKFNKGAFIVTR is encoded by the coding sequence GTGAGAAGCATACTTATCTGGCTGATGGTTTCAGTCTGGCTATTTGCCTTACCATCAGATATTGAGTATTTTCTGAACCAGGCAAAACTTCCGAAAAAAGATGTCAGTATTTATATAAAGGAGCTTGGGAGCAATCGCGTCGTTGCTTCACTTAATGCAGATACGATACGTCAACCTGCTTCAGTGATCAAAGTATTGACAGCCTATGGATCTCTGTTGAAGTTAGGATTTGATTATCGTTGGCCGACAGAGTTCTATATGGGCGGGAATTTGCGTTCGGGGTATCTGGAAGGAGATCTTATCATTAAAGGATATGGAGATCCATCTCTTGGCTCTGAGAATTTACCTGATATTGTTGCCCAGATCAAACAAAGAGGGATCCATCAGATCAATGGGGATATCGTGATAGATAGAACATACTTTGATGTTGGAGACAAGGACAGTGCATTTTTTGATAACTATCCTTATAGTGCATATAATGCAATGCCCGATGCCATGATGTTCAATGAACGCATCAGTACAGTCGGCATATCACCGCGTGATGGATCGGCATATAAGGAGATTGAAGACCCTAGTTATACGGTAGTCAATAAGGTCAAGTTCGTCAACAGGTCGTGTCGTGGAAAATATGCATGGGCAGGTTCTAAAGTAGATATGCAATCATCTGTACCACAACTGATACTCACAGGCGAACTCTCAAAACACTGTAAAGAGCGAAAGGTATGTATGATCGTCACTAAACCTTATAAAGCTTTTTACTATGCCCTTAAAGAAGCATTGGGAAAAGAAGGGATAACAATCAAAGGGAGATTAAGACTCTCCCGTGTGCCTTCAAGTGCCAGGTTATTGTTTACACACTACTCGGAGCCGCTTGAATCGATCGTATCAAAAACCTTAAAAGAGAGTAACAATGTTTATGCCAGACACCTTCTCCTCCTTACAGGAGCAAAGGTTTATGGTGCCCCGGCAACAGTAGAGAAAGGTAGAAAAGCAGTCATCAATCTTCTGAAAAGTCAGGGTGCATTGCGTCAAAATGAGTTTTTTTTGGATAACGGATCAGGGCTTTCCCGACGATCCAAAATGACCGCTAAAATATTTTCCGGAGTCTATGAGAGTGCATACAGGGTTTTTGGCGACCAATGGATGGAGACACTCTCAATTGCAGGCGTGGACGGTACGATCAAAACCCGCTACCGTTATAAACCGGCGCAAAAAAGAGCCTGGATGAAAACAGGGACACTCAAGTATGTTAAGAATATCGGAGGGTATGTTAAAAACAAGGCAGGGATGTATTACAGTGTTGTGATTTTGGTAAATACCAAAAAGGGAACATTCAAAGCTGTACAACTCCAGGACAGTATCATTAACTGGCTGGCACAGTCAACGAAAAATCCAAGTGAACAGAGCAGTAAAGTAGATGCACCTAAAAGTAAGAAAGTGTTCTCTTCGGTAGAGACCAAACCGTCATCTCCTCTATCACAGAAAAGCAAACCATCTTCAGGAAGCTACTACATACAGGTAGCTTCTGTGACCAAGAAGCCCGACAGTCATTATCTCTCCAAAATAGAAAAAGAAGGGTTCAGTTATAAAGTAGTGCATGAGAAAAACTATAAAGTACTGATAGGAGGATATCCTAGTAAGGAAAGTGCCCAAAAAGCATTGCTGAAGATACGTCAAAAGTTCAACAAGGGTGCGTTTATTGTAACAAGGTAA
- a CDS encoding MalY/PatB family protein gives MRLEAVNREGTYTVKLDDAIKKFGSDDLLPLWVADMDIASPICVQEALKKRADHPIYGYTVYPERYFDAIKDWYLKRFGWVLEKEWIVPAYGVVPSINFAIHAYSKEGDSVIIQTPLYPPFSGSVRRQGRLVLDNSLVYQNGSYTIDFNDFESKAKEATLFLLCSPHNPTGRVWDKGELEKIIDICLENDVIIVSDEIHADIVYKKMHYVLGGFDKIQQQCVVLNAPSKTFNIAGLNTSYAIIPNSKLRHAYIHEQNKSGITNGTPFGIEALMAAYEGGEAWLEKLKVMMWENVLFVKNFIADHDLPLKVIEPEATFLVWLDCRGLGFSSEKLAEFFIKKAKLGLNEGVSFGKEGEGFMRLNIGTSKEVLHKAMQQLLGAYEEIK, from the coding sequence ATGAGATTGGAAGCGGTAAATAGAGAGGGAACCTACACGGTCAAACTTGATGATGCCATCAAAAAATTCGGGAGTGATGATCTGCTTCCGTTATGGGTGGCAGATATGGATATCGCATCACCTATATGTGTACAAGAGGCACTCAAAAAAAGGGCGGACCACCCGATTTACGGTTATACGGTCTATCCGGAGCGATATTTTGATGCCATTAAAGACTGGTATTTGAAGCGGTTTGGATGGGTGCTCGAAAAAGAGTGGATCGTACCGGCTTATGGTGTGGTACCATCTATCAACTTTGCGATTCATGCTTATAGTAAAGAGGGTGACAGTGTCATTATACAAACTCCTCTATATCCACCATTTTCCGGTTCTGTACGTAGACAGGGAAGGCTAGTTCTGGATAATAGTCTAGTCTATCAAAACGGCAGCTACACTATAGATTTCAATGACTTTGAAAGCAAAGCCAAAGAAGCAACACTTTTTTTACTATGTTCTCCTCACAACCCTACAGGTAGAGTATGGGATAAAGGTGAGTTGGAAAAAATAATCGATATCTGTCTGGAGAATGATGTGATCATTGTATCAGATGAGATCCATGCTGATATTGTCTATAAGAAGATGCATTATGTATTAGGCGGTTTTGATAAGATCCAGCAGCAATGTGTCGTACTTAATGCACCATCCAAAACTTTCAATATCGCAGGGCTTAATACCTCCTATGCGATCATCCCAAATAGCAAATTGCGACATGCCTATATCCATGAGCAAAACAAGTCAGGTATCACCAATGGTACCCCTTTTGGCATCGAAGCATTGATGGCCGCTTATGAAGGAGGTGAAGCATGGTTGGAAAAATTGAAAGTTATGATGTGGGAAAATGTGTTGTTTGTTAAAAACTTTATAGCTGATCATGATCTTCCACTGAAGGTGATAGAACCTGAAGCAACTTTTTTAGTATGGCTTGACTGCCGTGGATTAGGGTTTTCTTCAGAAAAGTTAGCCGAGTTTTTTATTAAGAAGGCAAAACTCGGGCTCAATGAAGGGGTGAGTTTTGGCAAAGAAGGAGAAGGATTTATGCGTTTAAATATAGGTACTTCAAAAGAGGTACTGCATAAAGCGATGCAGCAACTGCTTGGTGCGTATGAGGAGATAAAGTGA
- the ovoA gene encoding 5-histidylcysteine sulfoxide synthase, translating to MLRTPILTGMDAQSKRQEIRDYFQSCYRRYESLFEVISDENAYYNKADPLRHPLIFYYGHTAVFYINKFKLAKLIDYRVDKHLESIFAIGVDEMSWDDLNEKHYDWPTLQETRQYRDKVFEIVNGVIDRLTLELPITEKSPWWTILMGIEHENIHLETSAVLMRQLPLTWLRQHHSWQASESAGMSPSNSLLEVKGGTVHSGTAIHASLYGWDNEYGEHTCEVPDFKASKYLVSNQEFLEFVEDRGYETSSFWSEEGNAWRSYEKVSAPRFWIAAGDHYKLRTLTKEIPLPLNWPVEVNFHEAEAFCKWKSEKLGVTVTLPTEDEYFRLRDFTQVEPILSWGEKVPGNLALEGAASSTPIDCYEHHGFYDVIGNVWQWSRTPIYPYEGFKVHPIYDDFTVPTFDGEHNLIKGGSWISCGNLATESSRYAFRRHFYQFAGFRYVESMYEEDIKTSAYMSDILISQYCHFGWGENRFGVANYPQTCAKLALEYMRQKSKGRALDVGCAIGRSSFELAREFDEVIGVDFSARFIQQAQLLKEEGVLRYSIPIEGELEWFEEVSLNTYGLEEIAHKVSFWQADACNLKSIYEGFDLIFAGNLIDRLYDPGKFLDSLAARLNEEGMLILTSPYTWMEEYTPKEKWIGGYKKDGNAVTTLDGLMEYLGGDFVLVDTQEIPFVIRETERKHQYTIAQMSIWQKKRK from the coding sequence ATGCTGAGAACTCCTATACTTACAGGAATGGACGCTCAATCCAAGCGACAAGAGATCAGAGACTATTTTCAGTCTTGCTACCGACGTTACGAGTCACTTTTCGAAGTGATCTCGGATGAGAATGCCTATTATAACAAGGCTGATCCGCTTCGTCATCCTTTAATTTTCTATTATGGACACACTGCTGTCTTTTATATCAATAAATTCAAACTTGCAAAACTTATTGACTACAGAGTAGATAAGCATCTTGAGTCGATCTTTGCTATCGGTGTTGACGAGATGAGTTGGGATGATCTGAATGAAAAGCACTATGATTGGCCTACACTTCAGGAAACACGGCAGTATCGGGACAAGGTATTTGAGATTGTCAATGGAGTGATTGATAGGCTTACTTTAGAGCTTCCTATTACAGAGAAATCTCCCTGGTGGACTATCTTGATGGGAATCGAACATGAAAATATCCATTTAGAAACCTCTGCGGTATTGATGCGTCAACTTCCCTTAACCTGGCTAAGGCAGCATCACTCATGGCAAGCATCAGAGTCTGCCGGTATGTCTCCTTCAAATAGCTTGCTTGAAGTCAAGGGAGGAACGGTACATTCAGGAACAGCTATACATGCATCGCTCTATGGCTGGGATAATGAGTATGGAGAACATACTTGTGAAGTACCTGATTTTAAAGCCTCGAAATACCTGGTAAGCAATCAGGAGTTTCTGGAGTTTGTCGAAGATAGAGGGTATGAGACTTCCTCATTTTGGAGTGAGGAAGGAAATGCTTGGCGTAGTTATGAAAAAGTTTCAGCTCCGCGTTTTTGGATCGCTGCAGGGGATCACTACAAGCTTCGTACTTTGACCAAAGAGATACCTTTGCCTTTGAATTGGCCAGTAGAGGTAAACTTTCATGAGGCCGAAGCATTCTGTAAATGGAAAAGTGAAAAATTGGGTGTCACTGTAACTTTGCCTACTGAGGATGAATATTTTCGACTCAGAGACTTTACACAAGTTGAGCCGATTTTATCGTGGGGAGAGAAAGTACCGGGTAATTTAGCACTTGAAGGGGCTGCCTCGAGTACACCGATAGATTGTTATGAACATCATGGTTTTTATGATGTAATAGGCAATGTATGGCAATGGTCCAGGACGCCTATCTATCCTTACGAGGGATTTAAGGTACACCCTATCTATGATGATTTTACTGTACCGACCTTTGATGGGGAGCATAACTTGATCAAAGGCGGGTCATGGATCAGTTGCGGGAACTTGGCGACAGAGAGCAGCAGATATGCCTTCAGGCGTCACTTCTATCAGTTTGCAGGCTTTAGGTATGTAGAAAGTATGTATGAAGAGGATATCAAAACTTCAGCCTACATGAGTGATATATTGATCTCACAGTATTGTCATTTCGGTTGGGGAGAGAATCGTTTTGGTGTAGCAAATTATCCTCAAACATGTGCTAAACTTGCATTAGAATATATGAGGCAAAAATCCAAAGGAAGAGCACTTGATGTCGGATGTGCCATCGGGCGTAGCAGTTTTGAGCTGGCACGTGAGTTTGATGAAGTGATCGGAGTGGATTTTTCGGCACGCTTTATCCAGCAAGCACAACTGCTCAAAGAAGAAGGAGTGTTACGTTATAGTATTCCTATAGAGGGAGAGCTGGAGTGGTTTGAAGAGGTTAGCTTAAATACTTACGGGCTGGAAGAGATAGCACATAAAGTCAGTTTCTGGCAGGCTGATGCATGCAATCTAAAATCAATTTATGAGGGATTTGATCTAATCTTTGCAGGCAATCTGATCGACAGGCTCTATGATCCCGGAAAATTTCTTGATTCATTGGCGGCACGGTTGAATGAAGAGGGGATGTTGATTTTGACCTCTCCTTATACATGGATGGAAGAATACACCCCTAAAGAGAAATGGATCGGGGGCTATAAAAAAGACGGGAATGCTGTCACGACACTGGATGGTCTTATGGAGTATTTAGGTGGGGACTTTGTTCTGGTAGATACTCAGGAGATCCCTTTTGTTATCAGAGAGACAGAAAGAAAACATCAATATACGATTGCACAGATGAGCATTTGGCAAAAAAAGAGAAAGTGA
- a CDS encoding DUF6394 family protein, protein MNWGKVFYMFFTLMSLTTSAAFIFEHSLVALFIAGSVNVVSTLMKIGVRNVLSAELLAGSLVADLHLIPAFFAMKFYTNVDMAVGLVIGAVIANLYTIFISMIESAKQKTEF, encoded by the coding sequence ATGAACTGGGGTAAAGTTTTTTATATGTTCTTTACACTGATGTCTTTAACGACATCAGCGGCATTTATATTTGAGCATTCATTGGTTGCTCTATTTATCGCCGGATCGGTCAACGTAGTGTCAACATTGATGAAAATCGGAGTAAGAAATGTTCTATCTGCTGAACTTTTGGCCGGTTCATTGGTTGCGGATCTTCACTTGATCCCTGCATTTTTTGCGATGAAGTTCTATACCAATGTTGATATGGCTGTTGGATTGGTGATCGGTGCAGTGATCGCTAACCTTTATACAATCTTCATTTCTATGATAGAAAGTGCAAAACAAAAAACAGAGTTTTAG
- the secF gene encoding protein translocase subunit SecF, with translation MELFKYEKPLSLMSHAKRFGILSMILVLTSLGLIFTKGFNMGIDFAGGTVIQVQYDQKAPIDEVRNVLNTQEAYKGASVTYFGVDEEIVIKTKTSSKNVGTDIGDQVRELLKDTQGFKEVRRVDMVGAKVGSELREKGLMAMVLAIIGILIYVSFRFEWRFAIASVMALIHDVTIAMGMIVLFSVEVNLDILAALLTILGYSLNDTIIVFDRIREGIRTIKEPDLAGIIDESVTRTLSRTTLTSLTTFFVVLTLFLFGGEIINGFSFTLLVGVIVGTYSSIFVASPILMWLGFSVGGFRAKEAEKLKREKDKEKMRAMYEQGTL, from the coding sequence ATGGAACTTTTTAAATATGAAAAACCTCTCTCTTTGATGTCACATGCAAAACGTTTTGGAATTCTTTCGATGATATTGGTGCTTACCTCTTTAGGACTGATCTTTACCAAAGGTTTCAATATGGGTATCGACTTTGCCGGCGGTACCGTGATACAGGTTCAGTATGATCAGAAAGCACCGATAGATGAAGTTCGAAATGTTCTTAATACCCAAGAAGCATATAAAGGTGCAAGCGTTACTTACTTCGGTGTAGATGAAGAGATCGTGATCAAAACAAAGACAAGTTCGAAGAATGTCGGTACGGATATAGGAGATCAGGTTAGAGAACTGCTCAAAGACACTCAAGGGTTTAAAGAAGTAAGACGTGTCGATATGGTTGGTGCAAAGGTCGGTTCAGAGCTTCGTGAGAAGGGGCTGATGGCTATGGTACTGGCGATCATCGGTATTTTGATCTATGTATCATTTAGATTTGAGTGGCGTTTTGCAATAGCATCTGTAATGGCACTTATTCATGATGTTACTATTGCTATGGGTATGATCGTACTCTTCAGTGTAGAAGTGAACCTGGATATCTTAGCGGCGTTGCTGACGATCCTTGGATACTCACTTAACGATACAATTATTGTTTTTGACCGTATCCGAGAGGGGATCAGAACGATCAAAGAGCCTGACCTCGCAGGGATTATCGATGAGTCTGTGACACGTACACTTTCGCGTACAACATTGACTTCTTTGACAACTTTTTTTGTGGTATTGACACTCTTCTTGTTTGGAGGAGAGATCATTAACGGATTCTCATTTACTCTGCTTGTAGGTGTGATCGTAGGTACTTACTCATCAATCTTCGTAGCCTCACCGATCTTGATGTGGCTTGGTTTCTCAGTAGGCGGCTTTAGAGCCAAAGAGGCCGAAAAGCTTAAAAGAGAAAAAGATAAAGAGAAGATGAGAGCAATGTACGAGCAAGGTACGTTATAA
- the secD gene encoding protein translocase subunit SecD, translating into MLNFRVIIFAFALIFGVVFSIPSLMQSESGKKITLGLDLQGGLHMLLGVKNEVAIASKSKSIASSVKYLFDDEEIIFDALKLDEDTGVITFEILDKDDIAKVNKLLKEELEGVTFSENALKYSIQMTAQEIERTKKDAIDQAVDTIRGRLNEFGLAEPTVAKQGEDKILVEVPGIKTQEDEQRIRELIARAAHLQLMAVDEDRIARVNSMSAAEAKSYGNVILSDVNTGEKYLLKGIPVLDGSMLTDAKVGFDENSQPVINFTLNGQGAKIFGDFTAISVGKRMAVVLDDQVYSAPNIRERIGGGHVQISGQFSMEEAHDLAIALRSGSLLAPVYVMEKRSVGPSLGADSIKASSIALVLGFVLVVAFMVIYYGMAGVIANVALIGNLFLILAIMSLFGATLTLPGMAGIVLTVGMAVDANVIINERIRELLHEGKSIVKSIEDGYNNAFTAIWDANVTTLIAATVLYAYGTGAIKGFALTMSIGIMASMLTAIVGTHGIYQWIVPKMDKNRLGYWFGIKGSK; encoded by the coding sequence ATGCTTAATTTTAGAGTGATCATCTTTGCTTTTGCACTGATTTTCGGGGTGGTATTCTCTATCCCGTCTTTAATGCAAAGCGAAAGCGGGAAGAAGATCACCTTGGGGCTTGATCTTCAAGGTGGGCTCCATATGCTGCTTGGTGTTAAAAACGAAGTTGCGATTGCGTCTAAGTCTAAATCCATCGCATCAAGCGTTAAATATCTCTTTGATGATGAAGAGATCATCTTTGATGCATTGAAGCTGGATGAAGATACGGGTGTAATCACTTTTGAGATCTTGGACAAAGATGATATCGCTAAGGTCAATAAGCTCCTCAAAGAGGAGTTGGAAGGTGTGACATTTAGCGAGAATGCTTTGAAGTACTCTATACAGATGACCGCACAGGAGATCGAACGAACTAAAAAAGATGCGATTGATCAGGCAGTTGATACGATCAGAGGTAGACTGAATGAGTTCGGATTGGCTGAGCCTACGGTTGCAAAACAAGGTGAAGATAAGATCCTTGTTGAGGTACCCGGTATCAAAACACAAGAAGATGAACAGCGTATCCGTGAACTCATAGCACGTGCAGCACACTTACAGTTGATGGCAGTCGATGAAGATAGAATTGCACGTGTAAACTCCATGAGTGCAGCAGAGGCGAAAAGCTATGGCAATGTGATATTGTCAGATGTCAATACAGGAGAGAAGTATCTACTTAAAGGGATCCCTGTACTAGATGGTTCCATGCTTACTGATGCAAAAGTCGGTTTTGATGAGAACAGCCAGCCTGTGATCAACTTCACACTTAATGGGCAGGGAGCAAAAATATTCGGTGATTTTACAGCTATCAGTGTAGGTAAACGTATGGCAGTTGTACTTGATGATCAAGTTTACTCTGCACCGAATATCCGTGAACGCATCGGTGGAGGACATGTGCAGATCTCTGGACAGTTTAGTATGGAAGAGGCACACGATCTAGCGATCGCTTTACGATCAGGGTCACTGCTCGCACCTGTATATGTAATGGAGAAGAGAAGTGTAGGACCAAGTTTGGGTGCAGATAGTATCAAGGCAAGTTCTATCGCATTAGTACTTGGATTTGTACTTGTTGTTGCCTTTATGGTGATCTACTACGGTATGGCAGGTGTGATTGCCAATGTCGCATTGATAGGGAACCTCTTTTTGATCCTTGCAATTATGTCTCTCTTTGGCGCGACTCTGACACTGCCTGGAATGGCTGGTATCGTACTTACCGTAGGTATGGCAGTAGATGCCAACGTAATCATCAATGAGCGTATTCGTGAATTGCTTCATGAAGGAAAATCGATAGTAAAATCGATTGAAGACGGTTACAATAATGCCTTCACTGCGATCTGGGATGCCAACGTTACAACACTGATCGCTGCAACTGTGCTCTATGCATACGGTACAGGTGCGATCAAAGGATTTGCACTTACTATGAGTATCGGTATTATGGCATCAATGCTAACAGCTATTGTTGGAACACACGGTATCTACCAGTGGATAGTGCCAAAAATGGATAAAAACAGACTGGGTTACTGGTTTGGAATAAAAGGGAGTAAATAA
- the yajC gene encoding preprotein translocase subunit YajC, whose amino-acid sequence MEQQGSVIGSFLPLIILFAIFYFLIIRPQQKHQKAHRAMLDGLTKGDKIVTSGGLIAEIVKTEEDFIKIKLNEDTIVRLDRSFVAKKEEVTGSDA is encoded by the coding sequence ATGGAACAACAAGGTAGTGTAATCGGTTCATTTTTGCCACTTATCATTTTATTTGCGATCTTTTATTTCTTGATCATCAGACCACAGCAGAAACATCAAAAAGCACACCGTGCGATGCTTGATGGCCTTACAAAAGGTGACAAGATCGTTACAAGCGGTGGGCTTATTGCAGAGATTGTGAAAACTGAAGAAGATTTTATCAAAATCAAACTAAATGAAGATACGATTGTCAGACTTGACAGATCGTTTGTAGCAAAAAAAGAAGAGGTAACCGGTAGCGATGCTTAA